A DNA window from Microcystis aeruginosa NIES-843 contains the following coding sequences:
- the smc gene encoding chromosome segregation protein SMC — translation MVYIKKVELSHFKSFGGTTPIPFLPGFTVVSGPNGSGKSNILDALLFCLGLATSKGMRAERLPDLVNHSYNSQRHSTEASVSVTFDIADIPDATDRDWTVSRRLKVAKGGSYTSTYYINGETCTVSELHDQLNRLRIYPEGYNVVLQGDVTRIISMNAKERREIIDELAGVAEFDRKIEKTKENIDSVKEREERCQIIATELQKSLEKLALDRIKAEKYQKLKAQVQEKQQWEIVLHWQNLQQRCQQVKEQIQAGEKEKQVLTETIANLSEQIAQNSQELEKLNQQVKAFGEDEHLSLTSRLASQQAKRQQQQQRQKELENLEKESQAQKTRLLEEINRYNLELNQITAQKSRLETEILPNLLLTTQTARETLENHRLQASSLAEASEAWVKEQSDLSRNITRLQEQLNPYRSQRAQLTERCDRLQTNIVEAGQRLQELEQVISTKTEESQEILQKINQSDPDIQNLAQKLTIAEQNRVISQDTQKRLLKEQRDKQRELDKLEATKQAQQEAQGTYATQILLQSDLPGICGLVAQLGEVEERYQIALEIAAGGRLGHVVVQDDSVAAAGIALLKQRRIGRATFLPLNKIRPPRPQDISSLRHARGYLDLAVNLVKFQSQYREVFNYIFGSTVVFEDIDSARYYINQYRIVTLDGELLEMTGAMTGGSQPTRSGLRFGKISPKESSEAESLRERLAEIDRILTRNEEKITQVNNLISQLTQQLTETRQSHRENQLSLQQLSKDLERLTTEKEDLTRQLSGQQEEMTISRQRLEILTGEIPELELSLQQEQEKLTALEANHTHSEWQQVQGIIRSQELQLKTQENHLATVREQLKDLQSQQIRLEEKSQESADRIIEIEKIITDAVNQRNIGNLEIEKLDQHILEINQALQQLSRQLGETKQKRDQLETVLRQQQNQQQQAIWQSEKLVNNQEERQALLTTLQTEISQLESDLPNPLPEIPESDRDFEKIQSDIRQLQKKLAALEPVNMLALEEHQKTKERLDELSEKLQTLEGERTELLLRIENFTTLRFNAFQEAFTAVNENFKNIFATLSDGDGYLQLEDENDPFNGGLNLVAHPKGKPVQRLSSMSGGEKSLTALSFIFSLQRYRPSPFYAFDEVDMFLDGANVEKLAKMIQKQAQQAQFIVVSLRRPMIEASERTIGVTQARGTHTQVLGIKV, via the coding sequence ATGGTTTACATCAAAAAGGTCGAACTCTCACACTTCAAATCCTTCGGGGGAACGACTCCCATCCCCTTTTTACCGGGGTTTACGGTGGTTTCTGGTCCAAATGGTTCGGGAAAGTCGAATATCCTCGACGCATTGCTATTTTGCTTGGGATTAGCTACTTCCAAGGGAATGCGGGCCGAAAGATTACCGGATTTAGTCAATCACAGCTATAACAGTCAACGTCATAGTACCGAAGCGAGTGTCTCGGTGACTTTTGATATTGCCGATATTCCTGACGCAACCGATAGGGATTGGACGGTTTCCCGACGCTTAAAAGTGGCTAAGGGTGGCAGCTATACTTCTACCTACTATATCAATGGGGAAACCTGTACGGTTAGCGAACTTCACGACCAATTAAACCGTTTACGCATCTATCCCGAAGGGTACAACGTGGTGTTACAGGGAGACGTAACCCGAATTATCAGCATGAATGCTAAGGAAAGACGGGAAATTATCGACGAATTGGCAGGAGTAGCCGAATTTGACCGCAAAATTGAGAAAACTAAGGAGAATATCGATTCGGTTAAAGAAAGGGAAGAACGCTGCCAAATTATTGCCACAGAATTGCAAAAATCTCTGGAGAAATTAGCACTCGATCGCATTAAAGCCGAAAAATACCAAAAACTCAAGGCCCAAGTCCAAGAAAAACAACAATGGGAAATTGTCCTGCATTGGCAAAATCTCCAGCAGCGCTGCCAGCAAGTAAAAGAACAAATTCAAGCTGGGGAAAAGGAAAAACAGGTTTTAACTGAGACTATCGCCAATTTATCCGAACAAATCGCCCAAAATAGTCAAGAATTAGAGAAACTCAATCAACAGGTCAAAGCTTTTGGGGAAGATGAACACCTGTCCCTAACTTCCCGATTAGCGAGTCAACAGGCCAAACGACAACAACAGCAACAACGGCAAAAAGAGTTAGAAAACCTCGAAAAAGAATCTCAGGCACAGAAAACAAGACTTTTAGAGGAAATTAATCGCTATAATCTCGAATTAAATCAGATTACTGCCCAAAAAAGCCGTTTAGAAACTGAAATTTTACCCAATCTCCTACTGACAACCCAAACCGCAAGGGAAACCCTAGAAAACCATCGTCTGCAAGCAAGTAGTCTCGCAGAAGCGTCAGAAGCTTGGGTAAAAGAACAAAGTGACCTTTCCCGCAATATTACCCGTCTTCAGGAACAATTAAACCCCTACCGTAGCCAACGGGCCCAATTGACCGAAAGATGCGATCGATTGCAAACTAATATAGTAGAAGCTGGTCAACGTCTGCAAGAATTAGAGCAAGTTATTAGCACAAAAACGGAAGAAAGTCAAGAAATATTACAAAAAATTAATCAATCGGATCCCGATATCCAAAATTTAGCCCAAAAACTCACCATTGCCGAACAAAATCGCGTCATCAGTCAGGACACCCAAAAACGTCTGCTCAAGGAACAACGGGACAAACAGAGGGAATTAGATAAACTGGAAGCGACCAAGCAAGCGCAACAGGAGGCCCAGGGAACCTATGCTACTCAAATATTATTACAGTCAGATTTGCCCGGAATCTGCGGATTAGTGGCACAATTGGGGGAAGTAGAGGAACGTTATCAAATTGCTCTGGAAATCGCCGCCGGAGGTCGTTTAGGTCATGTAGTCGTCCAAGATGATAGCGTTGCGGCCGCCGGAATTGCCTTGCTAAAACAGCGTCGCATCGGTCGCGCCACTTTTTTACCCCTGAATAAAATTCGTCCTCCCCGTCCCCAGGATATTTCCTCCCTGCGTCACGCGCGGGGTTATCTGGATTTAGCGGTGAATTTAGTTAAGTTTCAATCCCAGTATCGGGAGGTTTTTAACTATATTTTTGGCAGTACCGTGGTTTTCGAGGATATAGATTCTGCCCGTTATTATATCAATCAATATCGCATCGTTACTTTGGATGGCGAGTTATTAGAGATGACTGGCGCTATGACCGGAGGCAGCCAACCGACGCGATCGGGGCTGCGTTTTGGTAAAATTTCTCCGAAGGAGTCTAGTGAAGCGGAATCTCTACGGGAAAGATTAGCAGAAATCGATCGCATTCTTACCCGCAACGAAGAAAAAATTACTCAAGTTAATAATCTTATCAGTCAGTTAACCCAACAGTTAACCGAAACCCGTCAAAGTCATCGGGAAAATCAATTATCTCTACAACAATTAAGCAAGGATTTAGAACGTTTAACCACAGAAAAAGAGGATTTAACCCGTCAATTATCGGGCCAGCAAGAGGAAATGACTATTTCTCGTCAACGGTTAGAAATATTAACCGGAGAAATTCCTGAGTTAGAGTTATCCTTACAGCAAGAACAGGAAAAATTAACTGCTTTAGAGGCCAATCATACCCATAGCGAATGGCAACAGGTACAGGGAATAATTCGCAGTCAAGAATTGCAGTTAAAAACCCAAGAAAATCACCTCGCTACAGTCCGCGAACAGTTAAAAGACCTGCAAAGTCAACAAATCAGACTAGAGGAAAAAAGTCAAGAGTCTGCGGATAGAATTATTGAGATTGAGAAAATAATCACCGATGCAGTTAATCAGAGAAATATCGGTAATCTGGAGATAGAAAAACTTGATCAGCATATTTTAGAAATCAATCAAGCTTTACAGCAATTATCCCGACAACTAGGGGAAACCAAGCAAAAAAGAGACCAATTAGAGACAGTTTTGCGACAACAACAAAACCAGCAACAACAGGCTATCTGGCAATCGGAAAAGTTAGTCAACAATCAAGAGGAAAGACAAGCATTACTAACCACTTTACAGACAGAAATTAGTCAACTAGAAAGCGACTTACCTAATCCCTTGCCAGAAATTCCCGAAAGCGATCGAGATTTCGAGAAAATTCAAAGCGATATTCGGCAGTTACAAAAGAAATTAGCAGCTTTAGAACCTGTCAATATGTTAGCTTTAGAAGAACACCAAAAAACTAAAGAGAGATTAGATGAACTATCAGAAAAACTGCAAACTCTAGAAGGTGAAAGAACCGAACTACTTTTACGGATAGAAAACTTTACCACCCTCAGATTTAATGCTTTTCAGGAAGCATTTACTGCTGTTAACGAAAACTTTAAGAATATATTTGCCACCCTGTCCGATGGTGATGGTTACTTACAACTAGAAGACGAAAATGACCCCTTTAATGGTGGCTTAAATCTGGTGGCACATCCCAAAGGAAAACCAGTACAGCGATTAAGTTCCATGTCTGGAGGTGAAAAATCTTTAACCGCTTTAAGCTTTATTTTTTCCCTACAAAGATATCGTCCTTCTCCCTTTTATGCGTTTGATGAAGTGGATATGTTTTTAGATGGGGCCAATGTAGAGAAATTGGCCAAAATGATTCAAAAACAAGCCCAACAAGCGCAGTTTATTGTTGTTAGTTTGCGTCGGCCGATGATTGAAGCTTCCGAAAGAACCATCGGTGTCACCCAAGCGCGGGGAACCCATACACAGGTACTAGGAATTAAAGTTTAA
- a CDS encoding glycosyltransferase family 2 protein, which yields MKKITIMTPCYNEEGNVEDLYLRVKEVFNQLPNYEYEHLFIDNASQDKTVDELKKIAQKDPGIKVIVNARNFGPVRSGYYGILQCYGDAVIFMVADLQDPPELILEFVKKWEEGYKVVKAFKTPMKEGSFFYFARQIFYYLMDNLSDIKVTRNFTGFGLYDQKVINVLREINDPYPYFRGLIEELGFESFSFEYQQQRRKRGISSYNFYRYYSEAMLGITSHSQVPLRLATMLGFALSLLSLLVALGYLIAKLLFWDYFPLGTVPIMVGLFLIASVQLFFIGIIGEYIGLMHMRILKRPLVVERERINFE from the coding sequence ATGAAAAAAATTACGATTATGACTCCTTGTTATAATGAAGAAGGGAATGTTGAAGACCTTTACCTGCGAGTTAAAGAAGTCTTTAATCAGTTACCTAACTATGAGTATGAACATCTTTTTATCGATAACGCTTCCCAAGATAAAACTGTAGATGAATTAAAAAAAATTGCTCAAAAAGACCCCGGGATAAAAGTCATCGTTAATGCTAGAAATTTCGGTCCCGTTCGTTCTGGTTACTATGGTATTCTTCAGTGTTACGGAGATGCGGTTATTTTTATGGTAGCAGATCTGCAAGATCCTCCCGAATTAATCCTAGAATTTGTCAAGAAGTGGGAAGAAGGCTATAAAGTTGTTAAGGCGTTTAAAACGCCGATGAAAGAAGGATCTTTTTTCTATTTTGCTAGACAAATTTTTTATTATTTAATGGACAATCTTTCGGATATAAAAGTTACTAGAAACTTTACAGGTTTCGGTTTATACGATCAGAAAGTCATTAATGTTCTACGAGAGATTAACGATCCCTATCCCTATTTTAGGGGACTCATTGAAGAGTTGGGTTTTGAAAGTTTCTCTTTTGAGTATCAACAACAACGGCGAAAACGGGGTATTAGTAGTTACAATTTCTATCGATACTATAGCGAGGCGATGCTGGGTATTACCAGTCACTCCCAAGTTCCCCTCAGACTGGCCACCATGTTAGGCTTTGCTTTGTCCCTCTTGAGTTTGCTAGTGGCGTTAGGTTATTTAATCGCCAAATTGTTGTTCTGGGATTATTTTCCTTTGGGAACCGTACCAATCATGGTCGGACTATTTTTAATCGCTTCGGTGCAACTATTTTTTATCGGCATTATTGGGGAATACATTGGCTTAATGCACATGAGAATTTTAAAAAGGCCTTTAGTTGTCGAACGAGAACGGATTAACTTTGAGTGA
- a CDS encoding photosystem II high light acclimation radical SAM protein, with product MTQPQAQRILYVRLPCNPIFPIGVVYLSDHVHKLFPDIEQRIFDLGTVPPLDFNQALDRCVDEFRPTLLVFSWRDIQIYAPVGGRGGNPLQNAFEFYYAKNPLIKLRGALGGLKVTTAYYGELWRNQGLIRRGLQQARKYHPEARVIVGGGAVSVFYEQLKTKLPTGTIVSVGEGETLLEKFLSGRNFSDERCYVVGETTPRPRLIHESPTPLEKSACNYDYIASIWPEFSYYFQENDFYIGVQTKRGCPHNCCYCIYTVVEGKQVRINPADEVVKEMRQLYDRGIRNFWFTDAQFIPTRKFINDVEELLEKILASGMKDIRWAAYIRADNLTPKLCDLMVKTGMNYFEIGITSGSQELVRKMRMGYNLRTVLQNCRDLKAAGFNDLVSVNYSFNVIDETLETIRQTIAYHRELENIFGVDKVEPAIFFIGLQPHTHLEEYALKKEIIKPDYDPMSLMPWTAKKLLWNPEPLGSFFGEVCLQAWQQNPDDFGREVLKILEARLGKADLESALTAPIETKKKVLTPA from the coding sequence ATGACTCAACCGCAAGCGCAACGCATCCTCTACGTTAGACTCCCCTGTAACCCCATTTTCCCCATCGGTGTCGTTTACCTTTCCGACCACGTTCATAAACTCTTCCCCGACATCGAACAAAGGATTTTTGACCTTGGTACAGTCCCCCCCTTAGACTTTAACCAGGCACTCGATCGCTGTGTTGACGAATTTCGGCCGACCCTGCTAGTATTCTCCTGGCGGGATATTCAAATATATGCTCCCGTCGGTGGTCGCGGTGGCAATCCCCTGCAAAACGCCTTTGAATTTTACTACGCTAAAAACCCCCTAATCAAGCTGCGAGGTGCTTTAGGAGGTTTAAAGGTGACGACAGCCTACTACGGCGAATTATGGCGCAATCAGGGACTAATTCGCCGCGGGTTGCAGCAGGCCAGAAAATACCATCCCGAAGCGCGAGTTATCGTCGGGGGTGGTGCCGTCAGTGTTTTCTACGAACAACTAAAAACCAAACTGCCCACAGGAACAATTGTATCAGTGGGAGAAGGGGAAACCCTGCTAGAAAAATTCCTCTCCGGCCGGAACTTTAGCGATGAACGTTGTTATGTCGTCGGAGAAACCACACCCCGGCCGCGTTTAATCCACGAATCCCCCACCCCTTTAGAAAAATCCGCTTGTAACTACGACTACATCGCCAGTATTTGGCCGGAATTTTCCTACTATTTCCAAGAAAACGACTTTTATATCGGGGTACAAACCAAGCGCGGCTGTCCCCATAACTGCTGCTACTGCATCTATACCGTCGTTGAGGGCAAACAAGTACGCATTAATCCCGCGGATGAAGTAGTTAAGGAAATGCGCCAATTATACGACCGCGGCATTCGCAATTTCTGGTTTACCGATGCCCAATTTATCCCCACCAGAAAATTTATCAACGACGTGGAAGAACTATTAGAAAAAATTCTCGCTTCTGGGATGAAAGATATACGTTGGGCTGCCTATATTCGTGCCGATAATCTCACTCCGAAACTGTGCGATTTAATGGTAAAAACAGGCATGAACTACTTTGAAATTGGTATCACCAGTGGTTCTCAGGAATTAGTCCGTAAAATGCGCATGGGCTATAATTTGCGGACAGTTCTGCAAAATTGTCGGGACTTAAAAGCGGCCGGTTTTAATGATCTGGTTTCGGTAAATTATTCCTTTAATGTTATTGATGAAACCCTGGAAACTATTCGTCAAACCATCGCCTATCATCGGGAATTAGAAAACATTTTTGGAGTCGATAAAGTGGAACCAGCCATCTTTTTTATCGGACTACAACCCCACACCCATCTAGAAGAATACGCCCTCAAAAAAGAAATTATTAAACCCGACTACGATCCCATGAGTTTAATGCCCTGGACAGCCAAAAAACTGCTCTGGAATCCTGAACCTTTGGGGTCATTTTTTGGCGAAGTTTGTCTGCAAGCATGGCAACAAAATCCCGATGATTTTGGACGGGAAGTGCTGAAAATTTTGGAAGCAAGACTAGGGAAGGCCGATTTAGAATCCGCTTTAACCGCACCGATAGAAACTAAGAAAAAAGTCTTAACTCCTGCTTAA
- a CDS encoding GtrA family protein, whose product MLVGVLNTLFGYFLYGSLILIGLNYKYAVLLATIIGVLFNFQTTGRLVFGSKNNKLIFRFVLVYVATFLLNVEALRFVDGMNINIEQKTKMLIAGAILVLPMAVISFVLMKLFVFREGSQ is encoded by the coding sequence TTGTTAGTTGGCGTACTGAATACCTTATTTGGTTATTTTTTATACGGTAGTCTTATACTGATAGGACTAAATTACAAGTACGCTGTCTTGCTGGCTACTATTATCGGAGTCTTATTTAACTTTCAAACCACGGGAAGACTGGTTTTTGGTAGCAAAAACAACAAATTGATTTTTCGTTTTGTCTTAGTTTATGTGGCGACTTTTCTCTTGAACGTTGAGGCTCTGAGATTTGTCGATGGGATGAATATAAATATCGAACAGAAAACCAAAATGCTTATTGCTGGAGCCATCTTGGTTCTTCCCATGGCTGTCATCTCTTTTGTTTTAATGAAACTATTTGTTTTTAGAGAAGGCTCACAATGA
- a CDS encoding transketolase, which translates to MKFAANQLRQTVLRMAFAGSTVHIGCAFSIIEILAVLYRSYLNLGNGQPESPGRDYLILSKGHGVMAQYACMYELGWLTDKDIDNYFGDGTILKGLSDAHVPGLEVSSGSLGHGLSVGVGIALASKIKGTGQRCFALVGDGEINEGSIWEALLFASHFQLSNLLVIVDANGYQAMGTTQEVMNLGQIADKFRAFGFDCREVDGHDEKALYQVFQELLELSSSCPKAVIAHTVKGKGVSFMEDNNVWHYSRLNREIYAQAKAELEPQVYKDKLSL; encoded by the coding sequence ATGAAATTTGCGGCGAATCAACTCCGTCAAACTGTTCTGAGGATGGCCTTTGCTGGTTCGACCGTGCATATTGGCTGTGCCTTTTCTATTATCGAGATTCTCGCAGTTCTCTATCGTTCTTACCTAAATCTAGGGAATGGTCAACCGGAGTCCCCCGGCAGAGATTATTTAATTCTCAGTAAAGGTCATGGAGTAATGGCTCAATATGCTTGTATGTATGAGTTAGGCTGGCTAACGGATAAGGATATTGATAATTACTTTGGGGATGGTACAATTCTTAAAGGGTTATCTGATGCTCATGTGCCTGGTTTAGAAGTAAGTTCAGGGTCTTTAGGGCATGGTTTATCTGTGGGTGTTGGCATAGCGTTAGCTAGTAAAATTAAAGGAACCGGACAGCGTTGTTTTGCCCTTGTGGGGGATGGAGAAATTAATGAGGGGTCGATTTGGGAAGCCCTACTTTTTGCCTCTCATTTTCAACTATCTAACTTGTTAGTCATTGTAGATGCTAATGGTTATCAAGCGATGGGTACTACTCAAGAAGTGATGAATTTAGGTCAAATTGCTGATAAGTTCCGGGCTTTTGGTTTTGACTGTCGAGAAGTAGATGGTCATGATGAAAAGGCATTATATCAGGTCTTTCAAGAATTATTAGAACTGTCTTCTTCTTGTCCTAAAGCTGTTATCGCTCACACGGTTAAAGGGAAAGGTGTTTCTTTCATGGAAGATAATAATGTTTGGCATTATAGCCGCTTAAATCGAGAAATTTATGCACAAGCTAAAGCCGAATTAGAACCTCAAGTTTACAAGGATAAATTAAGTTTATGA
- a CDS encoding transketolase family protein has translation MRNAFSDALVKFALGDERVLLLTGDHGYALFDDFRQACPKQYINAGVAEQNMVGVAAGLAKSGFFPVVYGLSSFLPIRVLEQIKLDICYEQLKVLLIGDGAGVVYSSLGSSHQSTEDIAALRALPNISILSPADASEMTQCLNWAFNSDRPVYLRMGKADLGVIHETLPNLEPGKLYPVKPGTGNLGFLATGSMVKTALEVAQEWDNSGVWSVPFIKPLDVQQVREICQQYQAIVVIEEHSIYGGLGAAISEIASTYHPSWICRIGIEDRFSQFCGTYQYLMQEHRLDVTSVKEKVRNFMSRL, from the coding sequence ATGAGAAACGCTTTTTCAGATGCTTTAGTCAAATTTGCTTTAGGGGATGAGCGAGTTCTGTTATTAACCGGGGACCATGGTTATGCTTTATTCGATGATTTTCGTCAGGCTTGCCCTAAACAATATATCAATGCGGGGGTAGCAGAACAAAATATGGTAGGTGTGGCGGCAGGACTCGCTAAATCGGGGTTTTTTCCAGTAGTTTATGGTTTAAGTTCTTTTCTGCCGATAAGAGTTCTAGAACAAATTAAGTTAGATATTTGTTATGAACAATTAAAGGTTTTATTGATTGGAGATGGTGCTGGAGTGGTCTATAGTAGTCTGGGTTCTAGTCATCAGTCTACCGAAGATATTGCCGCTTTAAGGGCTTTACCTAATATCTCGATTCTCTCCCCGGCAGATGCCTCCGAAATGACTCAATGCCTGAATTGGGCTTTTAACAGTGATAGACCAGTTTATTTACGCATGGGTAAGGCAGATTTAGGGGTAATTCATGAGACTTTACCTAACCTTGAGCCGGGTAAACTTTACCCCGTTAAACCAGGCACCGGCAACCTTGGATTTTTGGCAACAGGTTCGATGGTTAAAACGGCTCTAGAAGTGGCTCAAGAATGGGATAATAGTGGGGTGTGGAGTGTTCCTTTTATTAAGCCTCTTGATGTCCAACAAGTGAGAGAAATTTGTCAGCAATATCAAGCTATTGTGGTGATAGAAGAACATTCTATCTATGGGGGTTTGGGTGCTGCTATTTCTGAAATTGCCAGCACCTATCATCCCAGTTGGATTTGTCGCATTGGTATTGAAGATAGATTTTCTCAATTTTGCGGAACTTATCAATATTTGATGCAAGAACATCGGCTAGATGTTACCTCAGTCAAGGAAAAAGTTAGAAATTTTATGTCACGATTGTAG
- a CDS encoding YciI family protein, which yields MPKFVIWGSYCENVLEKRAPYRQAHLEGLNQQKERGILITIGPTADLSQVFGIYQAASESEVRELIEADPYWQNGIWTEYQVKEWIQAI from the coding sequence ATGCCGAAATTTGTTATCTGGGGTAGTTATTGTGAAAACGTGCTGGAAAAACGCGCACCCTATCGTCAAGCGCATCTAGAGGGATTAAATCAACAGAAAGAACGGGGAATTCTCATTACTATCGGACCAACGGCAGATTTAAGCCAAGTTTTCGGAATTTATCAGGCAGCCAGCGAGTCAGAAGTGCGAGAATTAATCGAAGCGGACCCCTACTGGCAAAATGGTATCTGGACAGAGTACCAAGTCAAAGAATGGATTCAAGCTATCTAA
- a CDS encoding WD40 repeat domain-containing protein: MSLKSGDDQNPFTGNCKMTDHRPHWLELAEYIALGLTLLTLIAMGAGFLPLFLLVVTFGLNILNRLRERTLQRQRLTEMTGHLQDQWEEEKEALSAQIQSLSPAVARDNASAIAELEENILALEQSYNQIIQYINRNALLERIEHLEKSYGRLHREILPINEESADIPATKAENEPQITLPALNLTPTSPPVDIPHWHYYRRLTAHREMITAIAITEDQRFLISVSWDRTLKIWDFARGTLINTVEAHDQGILALAVTGNGDYHLATGGFDQTVKLWTLASDASNLELNQIFLGHLGSIHGLDFAPRWHFLVSGSYDQTLKQWNLEQETEEFSSYDSLGAIYALAVAPNQDFIAAAGGDGTVTLWQLGSGEKIAVLSGNISSVQSLAIAADGQIIAAGCVDGTVKIWQYDREKSGHFAPIRVINAHNGQVTSLVFGGEGQWLLTGGTDGEVKIWLANYQQAIATLSATNGRSSPISSLVLSPDYCHLAAAAADGSITIWENIT, from the coding sequence ATGAGTCTGAAATCAGGAGATGATCAAAATCCCTTTACCGGTAACTGCAAAATGACCGACCATCGCCCCCATTGGCTAGAATTAGCGGAATATATCGCCCTAGGATTAACCCTGCTTACCCTTATCGCCATGGGTGCGGGGTTTTTGCCTTTGTTCCTCCTGGTAGTGACTTTCGGGTTGAATATTCTCAATCGTCTCCGAGAAAGAACCCTGCAACGTCAACGCTTAACTGAGATGACTGGTCATTTACAGGATCAGTGGGAAGAAGAAAAAGAAGCTTTATCGGCCCAAATACAGTCCCTGAGTCCCGCAGTGGCCAGGGATAACGCCAGTGCCATCGCAGAATTAGAGGAGAATATTCTCGCCCTCGAACAGTCCTACAATCAAATTATTCAATACATCAACCGTAACGCGCTGCTGGAACGCATCGAACATCTGGAAAAATCCTACGGTCGCTTACACAGAGAGATTTTGCCGATTAACGAAGAATCGGCGGATATTCCCGCCACAAAAGCGGAAAATGAGCCACAAATCACCCTACCCGCCCTTAATTTAACTCCCACTTCCCCCCCCGTCGATATACCCCATTGGCACTATTATCGCCGTCTGACCGCCCATCGGGAAATGATCACGGCGATCGCAATTACCGAGGATCAACGGTTTTTAATTAGCGTTAGTTGGGATCGTACCCTAAAAATCTGGGATTTTGCGAGAGGAACCCTGATTAATACGGTGGAAGCTCATGATCAGGGCATTTTAGCCCTAGCAGTCACCGGAAACGGCGATTATCATCTAGCAACGGGAGGATTCGATCAAACCGTTAAATTATGGACTTTAGCCAGCGATGCCAGTAATCTGGAATTAAATCAAATTTTCCTCGGTCATCTCGGTTCGATTCACGGCCTGGATTTTGCCCCCCGTTGGCATTTTTTGGTTAGTGGTAGTTACGATCAAACCCTAAAACAGTGGAATTTAGAGCAGGAAACCGAAGAATTTAGTTCCTATGACAGTCTGGGGGCAATTTATGCCCTAGCAGTGGCTCCTAATCAAGATTTTATCGCCGCAGCTGGAGGTGATGGCACTGTCACCCTCTGGCAATTGGGATCGGGAGAAAAAATCGCCGTCTTATCAGGTAACATTTCTTCGGTGCAGAGTCTTGCGATCGCTGCCGATGGTCAGATTATTGCCGCCGGTTGTGTGGATGGTACGGTGAAAATCTGGCAATACGATCGAGAGAAAAGCGGTCATTTTGCGCCAATTCGGGTGATCAATGCCCATAATGGTCAGGTGACAAGCTTGGTATTCGGAGGGGAGGGTCAATGGTTATTGACGGGGGGAACCGACGGAGAGGTTAAAATCTGGTTAGCCAATTATCAACAGGCGATCGCAACTCTCAGCGCCACCAATGGGCGATCGTCGCCAATTTCCAGTTTAGTTCTCAGCCCCGATTATTGCCACCTAGCGGCGGCGGCGGCCGACGGCAGCATCACCATCTGGGAAAATATCACTTAA